Proteins from a genomic interval of Rubinisphaera italica:
- a CDS encoding DUF1559 domain-containing protein, producing MKHAFSARRGFTLIELLVVIAIIAILVALLLPAVQQAREAARRSSCKNNLKQLALAMHNYHDVHSVFPRANFEKVGGNAYRGFSAQAMLLPFLEQSALYDQFNFSLMADEGVNNTAKQNTIAAFLCPSDPNAIPNGGGYNNGPGNNYVVSAGPSVFYNIGTADQVGMFNYRKRISFRDITDGTSNVIAASELIKGDGNNSATAISDADAIKDIAKPGGTPSSFLTPAQINAWGQLGLTAKNGGSALTNGYVGGNWAIGNHGLTAFNTLLTPNSTYPNVIQCSGCQTFDNQGMFAARSQHKGGVQVAMGDGGVRFISENIDHQTWIYLGGIQDGNVIGEF from the coding sequence ATGAAACATGCCTTTTCGGCCAGACGTGGATTTACCTTAATCGAATTGCTAGTAGTTATCGCTATCATCGCTATTCTGGTGGCATTGTTGTTGCCTGCCGTTCAGCAGGCACGCGAAGCAGCTCGAAGAAGTTCTTGCAAGAACAATCTGAAGCAATTGGCTCTGGCAATGCACAACTATCACGATGTCCATAGTGTCTTCCCACGGGCTAACTTCGAAAAAGTGGGTGGCAATGCTTACCGCGGATTTTCGGCTCAGGCAATGCTCCTCCCCTTCTTAGAGCAAAGTGCACTGTACGATCAGTTCAACTTTTCCTTGATGGCTGATGAAGGTGTCAACAACACTGCAAAACAGAATACGATTGCTGCATTCCTCTGCCCATCAGATCCAAATGCCATCCCGAATGGGGGTGGATATAACAATGGTCCCGGAAACAACTATGTCGTCTCAGCTGGTCCCTCGGTCTTTTATAATATTGGAACAGCCGACCAAGTGGGGATGTTCAATTACCGAAAACGGATTTCATTCCGAGATATCACTGATGGAACTTCAAATGTCATCGCTGCTTCGGAACTGATTAAAGGGGACGGAAACAATTCTGCGACTGCAATTTCTGATGCCGACGCGATTAAAGACATTGCGAAACCTGGTGGAACACCCAGTTCTTTCCTGACACCTGCTCAGATCAATGCCTGGGGGCAACTGGGACTCACCGCCAAGAACGGAGGCAGCGCCCTAACTAACGGCTATGTCGGCGGAAACTGGGCCATCGGTAATCATGGATTGACAGCCTTCAATACTCTGTTGACGCCGAACTCGACTTACCCGAATGTGATTCAATGTTCTGGATGCCAGACTTTCGATAACCAAGGCATGTTTGCAGCACGAAGTCAACACAAAGGTGGTGTTCAGGTTGCCATGGGGGACGGCGGCGTCCGCTTCATCAGCGAGAATATCGACCATCAGACCTGGATTTATCTCGGTGGAATTCAGGATGGTAATGTGATTGGTGAATTCTAA
- a CDS encoding DUF1559 domain-containing protein — protein sequence MNLRRAFTLIELLVVIAIIAILVALLLPAVQQAREAARRSSCKNNLKQIGLALQNYHDTHSVFPPGFIRNSNTTVPRFPNFGWAVMILPQMEQSALYDAIGAASSNFAVDWNTDNQTLFDLSNSIIDANLCPSDPGGAINTDWGINTTLTGNRAAKSNYMANDQAFGTNSKIAMRDITDGTSNTLFVGEKTSLNSFYAGIWMGAHKWGSADTNVTSESILGKAKGNTGTGEDYRINFDGTGTSNPSNHQKNTYSSQHKGGAQFVFADGSVHFLSENIDLGTYNNLADEQDGNVLGEF from the coding sequence ATGAACTTAAGACGCGCCTTTACTCTTATCGAACTCCTCGTTGTCATCGCGATCATCGCTATTCTGGTCGCTTTACTGCTGCCTGCGGTTCAACAGGCCCGCGAAGCTGCTCGTCGGAGTTCCTGTAAAAACAACCTGAAACAGATCGGGCTGGCTCTTCAGAATTATCATGATACTCATTCGGTATTTCCTCCTGGGTTTATTCGCAATTCAAATACGACTGTACCTCGGTTCCCGAATTTTGGCTGGGCAGTTATGATTTTGCCTCAAATGGAACAATCTGCTCTTTACGATGCCATCGGAGCCGCTTCCAGCAATTTTGCTGTTGACTGGAATACGGATAATCAGACTCTTTTTGATCTGTCCAACTCGATTATCGATGCAAATCTCTGCCCTTCAGATCCAGGGGGAGCAATCAATACAGACTGGGGAATTAACACAACGCTCACTGGAAACCGAGCCGCCAAGTCGAATTATATGGCTAATGATCAGGCATTCGGCACCAATTCAAAAATTGCGATGCGTGACATCACTGATGGGACCAGTAATACCTTGTTTGTTGGTGAAAAGACCTCTCTGAATTCCTTTTATGCCGGAATCTGGATGGGAGCTCACAAATGGGGATCTGCGGATACCAACGTGACTTCAGAAAGCATCCTCGGTAAGGCCAAGGGAAATACAGGAACAGGCGAAGATTATCGTATCAACTTTGATGGCACCGGAACTTCAAACCCATCCAATCATCAGAAAAACACGTACTCCAGCCAGCATAAGGGGGGAGCTCAGTTTGTCTTTGCCGATGGAAGTGTGCACTTCCTCTCCGAGAACATCGACCTGGGAACTTATAACAACTTAGCTGATGAGCAGGACGGCAATGTCCTCGGCGAATTCTAA
- a CDS encoding cold-shock protein gives MAEGTIKRITTKGFGFIEDGTGKDMFFHSSAVEGMSFDDLREGQQVSYNVGQGPKGPRAENVRPV, from the coding sequence ATGGCCGAAGGCACAATCAAGCGGATCACAACCAAGGGATTTGGATTTATCGAAGACGGAACTGGCAAAGACATGTTCTTCCACAGCTCAGCCGTCGAAGGCATGAGCTTTGACGACCTGCGAGAAGGTCAACAGGTTTCTTACAACGTCGGCCAGGGCCCCAAAGGCCCACGCGCTGAAAATGTACGACCTGTCTAA
- a CDS encoding DEAD/DEAH box helicase, protein MKTFAEIDLIKPVQRALADEKYETPTPIQAQTIPAALDGKDVLGCAQTGTGKTAAFALPILNQLGKQNKKALRNRPQVLVLAPTRELAIQIGDSFTVYGKHLTLKQALVYGGVSQYNQVRSLNRGAHILVATPGRLLDLMNQGHIELDQLEMFVLDEADRMLDMGFLPDLKRIISKLPEKRQSLFFSATISPKIVELTQSLLRNPVSVNVTPEKTSVEKIEQRVVYVERGNKQPMLEQILGTDGVDRVIVFTKTKRGANQVAEKLQRGGIASTAIHGNKSQAARQRALDAFRRNKVKVLVATDVAARGIDIDDITHVVNFDLPIEPENYVHRIGRTGRANAEGTALSFCAGDERRELRAIERLIGQKLDIDQDLSDPNSTERNPPASQGRRRGGGGFRGKPSGGKFNPRKPFRKSGDNSSEGGRPSKRRKPARKDTKRSPKVKQST, encoded by the coding sequence TTGAAGACATTTGCTGAAATTGACTTAATTAAGCCCGTGCAGCGTGCACTTGCTGACGAAAAATACGAAACACCAACCCCAATTCAGGCTCAGACAATTCCTGCTGCACTGGACGGAAAAGACGTTCTGGGATGTGCCCAGACGGGAACTGGCAAAACGGCTGCGTTTGCCCTGCCGATTCTGAATCAACTCGGAAAACAGAACAAAAAAGCTCTGCGAAACCGACCTCAGGTCCTGGTTCTTGCACCGACACGCGAACTGGCCATTCAAATTGGCGACAGTTTCACAGTCTACGGCAAGCACCTGACCTTGAAACAAGCTCTCGTTTATGGCGGTGTCAGCCAGTATAATCAGGTGAGATCCCTCAATCGGGGAGCACACATTCTGGTCGCAACACCGGGCCGTTTGCTCGACCTGATGAATCAGGGTCATATCGAACTCGATCAACTGGAAATGTTCGTCCTCGACGAAGCCGACCGGATGCTCGACATGGGCTTCCTGCCGGACCTGAAACGGATCATCAGTAAGTTGCCTGAAAAACGACAGTCGTTGTTCTTCTCGGCGACCATTTCACCGAAAATCGTTGAACTGACACAAAGCCTGCTGCGAAATCCAGTCAGTGTGAATGTGACACCGGAAAAAACAAGCGTCGAGAAAATTGAACAGCGAGTCGTGTATGTCGAGCGGGGTAATAAACAACCGATGCTCGAACAGATTCTCGGAACTGATGGTGTCGATCGTGTGATCGTCTTCACCAAAACCAAACGAGGAGCCAATCAGGTTGCTGAAAAACTGCAACGCGGTGGCATTGCCTCGACTGCGATTCACGGCAACAAATCTCAGGCCGCTCGTCAGCGTGCCCTCGATGCGTTCCGTCGCAATAAGGTCAAAGTTCTGGTTGCGACCGATGTTGCGGCTCGCGGAATTGATATCGATGATATTACCCATGTTGTCAACTTCGACTTGCCGATTGAGCCGGAAAACTATGTGCATCGTATTGGCCGAACAGGCCGTGCGAATGCCGAAGGAACTGCTCTCTCGTTCTGTGCAGGCGATGAACGTCGCGAACTGCGTGCGATTGAACGCTTGATTGGTCAGAAACTTGATATCGATCAGGATCTTTCAGACCCGAATTCGACCGAACGAAATCCACCGGCTTCACAAGGCCGACGTCGTGGTGGCGGCGGATTCAGAGGTAAGCCTTCCGGCGGAAAATTCAATCCTCGGAAGCCATTCCGCAAATCGGGGGATAATTCCAGCGAAGGGGGACGTCCTTCAAAACGACGCAAACCGGCTCGCAAGGATACAAAGCGAAGTCCTAAAGTGAAGCAGTCGACTTAA
- a CDS encoding sialate O-acetylesterase produces the protein MKQIKVTCWLLLLSLCVPSLSRADVKLPNVFTDHMVLQRNLENPVWGWDEPGTKVTVKIGDQSHSAEADKDGRWQVKLSPLPAGGPHKLTVAGTSEKTISDVLVGEVWVCSGQSNMAWQVSNANDADLERLTANYPEIRLITVPNRASQEDETNFDGEWKVCSPDTVNDFSAVGYFFGRQIHQTLNVPVGLIDNAWGGSSAEAWVKRDVMNNDKRFAELVENWENIEATYDAEAVKKSYQDQLAKWKEAVQAAKAAGKPQPRQPRAPRNPLTGNHRPGNLFGGCLHPIIGYGIKGAIWYQGESNANRAYQYRDLFALMIQHWRAEWNQGDFPFYWVSLADFRREAGAPGESSWAELREAQTMTLALPNTGEAIIVDLGESDDIHPRNKQDVAMRLARLALNQDYGIDVVARSPRYESHEVKGDHVIVTFQDVGTALDTFDVREPVGFTIAGEDRVFLPAQAKIVGNGNNKIEVWSDNVKNPVSVRYAWADNPVCNVQNTVGLPLTPFRTDDWEGVTANNKK, from the coding sequence ATGAAGCAAATTAAAGTGACTTGCTGGCTGTTATTATTGTCGTTGTGTGTACCGTCATTGTCACGCGCCGATGTAAAATTGCCGAATGTTTTTACGGATCACATGGTCCTGCAACGCAATCTGGAAAACCCAGTTTGGGGTTGGGATGAACCCGGTACTAAAGTCACTGTCAAAATTGGAGATCAATCTCACTCCGCTGAGGCGGACAAAGATGGTCGCTGGCAGGTCAAACTCTCTCCACTTCCAGCCGGTGGTCCACATAAGTTGACTGTTGCGGGAACATCAGAAAAAACGATCAGCGATGTTCTCGTCGGCGAAGTCTGGGTTTGCTCTGGTCAATCCAACATGGCCTGGCAGGTTTCTAACGCCAACGATGCCGACCTCGAGCGGCTGACCGCCAACTATCCTGAAATCCGTTTAATCACGGTTCCCAATCGTGCTTCACAGGAAGACGAAACTAACTTTGATGGCGAATGGAAAGTCTGCTCTCCAGACACAGTCAACGATTTCTCAGCCGTCGGCTACTTTTTTGGACGTCAGATTCATCAGACATTGAACGTCCCCGTCGGACTGATCGACAATGCCTGGGGGGGCTCTTCAGCAGAAGCCTGGGTCAAACGGGATGTCATGAATAACGACAAGCGTTTTGCGGAACTGGTCGAAAACTGGGAAAACATCGAAGCCACTTACGATGCTGAGGCTGTGAAAAAAAGCTATCAGGATCAACTTGCGAAATGGAAGGAAGCAGTCCAGGCCGCCAAAGCTGCAGGTAAGCCACAACCTCGTCAGCCGCGAGCTCCACGAAACCCTCTCACTGGCAATCATCGTCCCGGTAACCTGTTTGGAGGATGCCTGCATCCGATCATCGGCTACGGCATCAAAGGAGCGATCTGGTATCAGGGGGAGTCGAATGCGAACCGTGCGTATCAGTATCGCGACCTGTTCGCATTAATGATTCAGCATTGGCGTGCAGAATGGAATCAGGGAGACTTCCCGTTCTACTGGGTTTCTCTGGCTGACTTCCGTCGTGAAGCCGGTGCCCCAGGAGAAAGTTCATGGGCTGAATTGCGTGAGGCTCAAACGATGACTCTTGCTCTTCCTAACACTGGCGAAGCGATCATTGTCGATCTTGGCGAATCCGACGATATTCATCCGCGTAACAAACAGGATGTTGCAATGCGATTGGCCCGACTCGCCTTGAATCAGGATTACGGGATCGATGTAGTCGCCCGTAGTCCACGTTATGAATCTCATGAAGTCAAAGGCGATCATGTCATTGTCACCTTCCAGGATGTCGGGACTGCACTCGATACCTTCGATGTCCGCGAGCCAGTCGGCTTCACCATCGCAGGCGAAGATCGTGTCTTCCTGCCTGCCCAGGCTAAAATTGTTGGCAACGGCAACAACAAAATCGAAGTCTGGAGCGACAATGTGAAGAACCCGGTTTCTGTCCGTTACGCCTGGGCCGATAACCCTGTCTGCAATGTACAAAATACCGTTGGACTACCGCTAACTCCATTCCGAACTGATGACTGGGAAGGTGTGACTGCGAACAACAAGAAGTAA
- a CDS encoding glycosyl transferase has product MADFAQNGVIGTLHNLRHRTTEELDADLSEWSAERPMALVLPCLYSELEGPALNSIIEKLAQAPYLEEIIIGLDRADRSQFENARKFFSRLPQRHVILWNDGPRLQAVDAELSNRGLAPMELGKGRNVWYCLGYFLATGRCQAVALHDCDILTYERDMLARLLYPIVHPTFNYVFCKGYYYRAANGKLNGRVVRLLVTPLLRALQLTIGHNDYLDYMSSFRYPLSGEFSMRAEVVPSLRIPSDWGLEIGTLSEMYRNYSHHRICQVDIADAYDHKHQPVSEDNPSGGLHRMSVDICKALIRKLAVNGKVFSPEVFRTLKASYYRAALDLIDHYHNDALMSGLTLDRHSEEATVELFSQSLMSAGEQFLRDPHVAPFIPSWSRVTSAVPDVFESIQDAVIQDNA; this is encoded by the coding sequence ATGGCTGATTTTGCGCAAAATGGGGTCATCGGTACGCTTCACAATTTGAGACATCGCACGACTGAGGAGCTCGATGCGGATCTCTCGGAATGGTCAGCCGAACGGCCAATGGCGTTGGTGCTGCCTTGCTTGTATTCCGAGTTGGAAGGCCCGGCTCTCAATTCAATCATCGAGAAACTGGCTCAGGCTCCGTATCTGGAAGAGATCATCATCGGACTTGATCGAGCAGACCGATCTCAGTTTGAGAATGCCCGCAAATTCTTTTCGCGCCTGCCGCAGCGTCACGTCATCTTGTGGAACGATGGTCCGCGACTGCAGGCTGTCGATGCCGAACTTTCGAATCGCGGACTAGCGCCGATGGAACTCGGCAAAGGTCGAAATGTCTGGTATTGTCTCGGCTATTTTCTCGCAACAGGTCGTTGTCAGGCCGTTGCGTTACATGACTGCGATATCCTGACTTACGAACGGGATATGCTCGCTCGACTGCTCTATCCGATTGTCCATCCGACCTTCAATTACGTGTTCTGCAAAGGCTATTACTATCGAGCAGCCAATGGCAAATTGAATGGACGTGTTGTCAGGCTACTCGTCACCCCCTTACTGCGGGCGCTGCAGTTGACCATCGGGCATAACGATTATCTCGACTACATGAGCAGTTTCCGCTATCCGCTTTCCGGCGAGTTTTCGATGCGGGCAGAAGTCGTCCCCTCTTTGAGAATTCCTTCCGACTGGGGACTGGAAATCGGCACGCTTTCCGAAATGTATCGCAACTATTCGCACCATCGCATTTGCCAGGTCGATATTGCCGATGCGTACGATCATAAACATCAGCCGGTTTCAGAAGACAATCCGTCAGGAGGATTGCATCGGATGTCGGTCGATATCTGTAAGGCACTGATCCGAAAACTGGCCGTGAATGGTAAAGTTTTTTCGCCGGAAGTCTTCCGGACTCTCAAAGCCAGTTACTATCGAGCTGCTCTCGATTTAATCGATCACTATCACAACGATGCCCTGATGAGCGGGCTAACCCTGGATCGACATTCCGAAGAAGCGACCGTCGAGTTATTCAGTCAAAGTCTGATGTCAGCTGGCGAACAGTTTCTGCGAGATCCGCACGTGGCCCCTTTTATTCCGAGTTGGTCTCGGGTCACCAGTGCTGTACCAGACGTGTTTGAATCGATTCAAGATGCCGTTATACAGGATAATGCTTGA
- a CDS encoding redoxin domain-containing protein: MRLQIITFTIIMMMFAASVTQAATKAPSWSARAYDGEKLSQNDYEDAHVLLVFYRGVQCVHCMEQLAGIAKHADEFAERGIKVVAISHELPSQSTVERIRRANDIEFPQCTDPNLKMFSDFESLDNRRRELHGLVLIDPSRQVLWKSVSEGVITNIDKILEHCDENMSP, from the coding sequence ATGCGACTCCAGATAATTACCTTCACCATTATTATGATGATGTTTGCTGCTAGTGTCACTCAAGCTGCCACTAAAGCTCCGAGTTGGTCGGCTAGAGCTTACGATGGCGAGAAGCTCAGCCAGAACGATTACGAAGACGCTCACGTTCTACTGGTTTTCTATCGTGGTGTCCAATGCGTGCATTGCATGGAGCAACTGGCGGGAATCGCCAAACATGCGGATGAATTTGCCGAGCGGGGAATTAAAGTTGTAGCGATCAGCCACGAATTACCCAGCCAGTCGACCGTCGAGCGAATTCGTCGCGCGAATGATATCGAATTCCCACAATGCACCGATCCGAACCTGAAAATGTTCTCCGATTTCGAATCCCTGGACAATCGACGCCGCGAATTGCATGGTTTGGTCTTAATCGACCCCAGTCGACAAGTTCTCTGGAAATCGGTTTCAGAGGGAGTGATCACCAATATCGATAAAATTCTCGAACACTGCGACGAAAACATGTCGCCGTAG
- a CDS encoding PVC-type heme-binding CxxCH protein: protein MKKSLIPSPVWSINQVLLAVFCLTAAVTNFQEVRAADVPLELPPGFRATLFAADNIAPSVQCMTTDSQGRIVVSGPGYIHTLIDADHDGLAESFEVFANGPASVAQGLCFDGTRLYCIGDDGIMLYLDEDGDGKADGEAELIYRCRTGGEHFAHAIRKGPDGWYYLIQGNETGIDETLIDNASSPIRKPDAGLLLRFSPNFSELQVLSDGYRNAYDFDFNSVGDLFAYDSDGERDISLPWYRPTRVFNSVSGMNHGWVSRSWKRPNYFLEMSPTMVETGRGSPTGVVSYQHRQFPEEFRNTLFVLDWTYGRVIAVKMKRQGASWQAQSREFAKGISPYGFAPTDAVVGADGALYISAGGRGTQGSVFRITYENADGSDQTSVQKVLPPIERVLQADQPLEAWSRARWEPLTKTLGEEAFLRAALDRSRSVPERLRAIEVLTEKFQGPDVDFMKSMERETDRELRARTAWSYGRSDAGKPDLLTLQPYLNDESPAVVRSALEGLITCPAETLVGFESEIAKCLGHEDHVVRFLAVQVATRMSDNSFRAVGDAARTSGWPESILMAWAFVDRGYVGHPYGWHDIGTAALSRLKDPQLQLNAVLLIQHSFGGFGDSPAHSGVFDGYMPRLPLNQEESQLADLQQAIEQVYPTGNATLDWELGRLTAMLTAESPVLLEKILQNITSESDPISDIHHLIITATITTPRSPDQTNQIATALLELHEKLEQRKLAIDRNWEPRVKEMYEALSARDPELSKTVANHAKFGRPEHNLFVDAMQGEVRDQAIALFLERVQSGEIDLSVDLLSRFGEQNSQEVLELARESIDNDLLHGTALNILAEKNFPEDREVILDGLSSDELDIAAGCLEATTAWKDYSPNDLAALVRLLNRLASLEGVEAMWNETLNQLDPMAVKLLEERQQEVDLPRPSESIAGAEMSHRELAKLWADWMETEFPETTITLDNRTGNDAWAEMRERLYSIDWTTGQRALGEELYVKKQCNQCHNGRNAVGPNLEGVTNRFSQQDLMEAIVNPHKDVSSRYRSTLITTMEGKTYNGIIIYESIDGLLLRDTSHRTIRIEADNIEFRKQLDKSLMPENLLKDCTDQDLANLYAYIKNLGKQ, encoded by the coding sequence ATGAAGAAATCTTTAATACCAAGTCCAGTCTGGTCGATCAATCAAGTTCTGCTGGCGGTTTTCTGCCTGACTGCGGCCGTTACGAACTTTCAAGAAGTCAGGGCGGCAGACGTACCGCTCGAACTTCCCCCTGGATTTCGGGCGACGCTATTTGCAGCCGACAATATTGCCCCGAGCGTGCAGTGCATGACAACCGATTCCCAAGGGCGGATCGTTGTCTCGGGACCGGGCTATATTCACACATTGATCGATGCCGATCACGATGGCTTGGCCGAATCGTTCGAAGTTTTTGCGAATGGACCCGCTTCAGTAGCCCAGGGGCTTTGCTTTGACGGAACCAGGCTTTACTGCATTGGCGACGATGGCATCATGCTGTATCTCGATGAAGATGGCGATGGTAAAGCCGATGGTGAAGCCGAGTTGATTTATCGCTGTCGAACCGGTGGCGAACATTTTGCTCATGCGATCCGTAAAGGTCCTGATGGCTGGTATTATCTGATTCAGGGAAATGAAACTGGTATCGATGAGACGCTAATCGACAATGCCTCCTCACCCATTCGCAAACCCGACGCCGGCCTACTACTGCGGTTTTCGCCTAATTTCAGCGAACTGCAGGTTCTGTCTGACGGCTATCGCAATGCATACGATTTTGACTTCAATTCTGTCGGAGATCTATTTGCATACGACAGTGATGGCGAGCGAGACATCTCATTGCCGTGGTATCGTCCGACACGGGTTTTCAACAGTGTTTCCGGGATGAATCATGGCTGGGTCTCCCGCAGCTGGAAACGGCCCAACTATTTTCTGGAGATGAGCCCGACAATGGTCGAAACGGGTCGAGGCTCGCCGACTGGAGTTGTTTCCTATCAGCACCGTCAATTCCCGGAAGAGTTCCGGAATACGCTATTCGTTCTTGACTGGACTTACGGCAGAGTGATCGCCGTCAAAATGAAACGTCAGGGAGCCTCCTGGCAGGCTCAATCGCGTGAGTTTGCCAAGGGAATCAGCCCGTATGGGTTTGCTCCAACCGATGCCGTCGTAGGGGCTGACGGAGCGTTATACATTTCAGCCGGCGGACGAGGAACTCAAGGATCGGTTTTTCGAATCACTTATGAAAATGCAGACGGGAGCGATCAAACCTCTGTTCAGAAAGTGTTGCCTCCCATCGAACGCGTTCTTCAGGCTGACCAACCTCTCGAAGCGTGGTCGCGAGCCCGTTGGGAACCACTCACAAAAACGCTTGGAGAAGAAGCCTTTCTCCGAGCCGCTTTGGATCGCAGTCGCTCTGTCCCGGAACGCCTGAGAGCCATTGAAGTGCTGACAGAAAAATTTCAGGGTCCTGATGTCGACTTCATGAAGTCGATGGAACGGGAAACCGATCGCGAACTCCGTGCCCGAACCGCCTGGTCTTACGGACGTTCCGATGCCGGCAAACCCGATTTGCTGACTCTGCAGCCTTATTTGAACGACGAAAGCCCGGCTGTCGTCCGCAGTGCACTCGAAGGACTGATCACTTGCCCGGCAGAAACGCTGGTCGGTTTTGAATCTGAGATTGCCAAATGTCTGGGACATGAAGATCACGTTGTTCGCTTTCTGGCTGTACAGGTTGCAACACGCATGTCGGACAATAGTTTTCGAGCCGTCGGAGATGCGGCACGAACGTCAGGCTGGCCGGAATCCATCTTGATGGCATGGGCCTTTGTGGATCGAGGTTATGTTGGACATCCCTACGGCTGGCACGATATCGGCACCGCTGCCTTGTCTCGCCTGAAAGATCCTCAACTGCAGTTGAATGCTGTCCTGCTGATTCAACATTCTTTTGGCGGATTTGGCGACAGTCCTGCACATTCGGGAGTTTTCGATGGTTACATGCCCCGGCTGCCGCTCAATCAGGAGGAATCGCAACTGGCAGATTTGCAACAGGCGATTGAACAAGTTTATCCGACAGGAAACGCAACGCTCGATTGGGAACTAGGACGTTTGACCGCCATGTTGACTGCGGAGAGTCCCGTGCTGCTGGAAAAGATCCTGCAGAACATTACAAGTGAGTCTGACCCGATCTCCGATATTCATCATCTGATCATCACAGCGACAATAACGACTCCTCGAAGCCCGGATCAAACGAATCAAATTGCAACGGCACTGCTGGAACTCCATGAAAAACTGGAGCAACGCAAACTGGCGATTGACCGCAACTGGGAACCCCGTGTTAAGGAAATGTACGAAGCGCTGTCCGCTCGTGATCCTGAATTGTCGAAAACGGTGGCGAATCATGCGAAATTTGGACGTCCGGAACATAATCTGTTCGTCGATGCGATGCAGGGTGAAGTTCGGGATCAGGCGATCGCTCTGTTCTTGGAGCGGGTCCAGTCGGGAGAAATCGATTTGTCGGTCGATCTGCTCAGTCGTTTCGGCGAGCAAAACTCTCAGGAAGTCCTCGAACTGGCTCGCGAATCAATAGACAACGATTTACTTCACGGCACGGCTCTGAATATTCTGGCTGAAAAGAATTTCCCCGAAGATCGAGAAGTGATTCTCGATGGACTGAGCTCTGACGAACTGGACATAGCTGCGGGATGTCTGGAAGCAACGACCGCCTGGAAAGACTATTCACCAAATGATTTGGCCGCTCTGGTCAGATTGCTGAATCGACTTGCGAGTCTTGAAGGCGTGGAAGCGATGTGGAATGAAACACTGAACCAACTCGATCCAATGGCGGTGAAACTGCTTGAAGAACGGCAACAGGAAGTCGATTTGCCGCGACCTTCAGAATCCATTGCGGGAGCAGAGATGAGCCATCGGGAGCTGGCAAAGCTTTGGGCCGATTGGATGGAAACCGAATTCCCGGAGACGACCATCACTCTCGATAACCGGACCGGAAACGATGCCTGGGCCGAAATGCGGGAGCGACTGTATTCGATCGACTGGACGACAGGCCAGCGTGCTTTGGGAGAAGAACTTTACGTAAAAAAACAATGCAACCAATGCCATAACGGTCGCAACGCGGTTGGCCCCAATTTAGAAGGGGTGACCAATCGCTTTTCTCAGCAGGATTTGATGGAGGCAATCGTCAACCCGCATAAGGATGTCTCGTCGCGGTATCGTTCGACATTGATCACAACGATGGAAGGCAAAACATACAATGGAATTATCATTTACGAATCGATTGATGGATTGCTTTTACGTGATACCTCACACCGGACAATTCGCATTGAAGCCGACAATATCGAATTTCGGAAGCAGCTCGATAAATCGCTCATGCCGGAAAATCTGCTCAAAGACTGCACCGATCAGGATTTAGCAAATCTGTATGCATACATCAAAAATTTGGGAAAACAGTAG